The sequence below is a genomic window from Candidatus Latescibacterota bacterium.
CTTCGGATTGGCAGCGTGCCGGTGGAATGCTTCGACGAACAACAGCGCACTGTTCTGACCGCATTCCTTGGAGAAGACGGTCGCTGCCATGATCTTGCGACTCCAAACATCCAGGATCATGTAGAGATAAAAAAACTGGCCGGCAATAGTGGTCCTCAAATAGGTGATATCCCAAGACCACACCTGACAGGAGCCGGTGGCTACTTTTTCGCGGGGACGGCGGTGTGTTGCCGGACGACAGCGTTCCCGGTGAGTCAGTTGATTCTCCTCCCGCAGGGTCCGGTAGAAGGTCGATTCCGACGCAACGTAGCGGCCTTCATCGGCCAAACGAGGCACAATCTGCTTGGGCGACAGTTCTCGATACTTGGGTGAATTGGCAACGGCCAGGACTTCTTGCCGCTCAGCCGTTGTCAGCTTGTTCACTGGTGCGGTCAATGGCCCACGACGTTGATCCTCCCCACTCTCCTGACGGCGCCACCGTTGAA
It includes:
- a CDS encoding IS3 family transposase; the protein is MNKLTTAERQEVLAVANSPKYRELSPKQIVPRLADEGRYVASESTFYRTLREENQLTHRERCRPATHRRPREKVATGSCQVWSWDITYLRTTIAGQFFYLYMILDVWSRKIMAATVFSKECGQNSALLFVEAFHRHAANPK